In Corvus moneduloides isolate bCorMon1 chromosome 3, bCorMon1.pri, whole genome shotgun sequence, one DNA window encodes the following:
- the LOC116441333 gene encoding E3 ubiquitin-protein ligase RNF19B-like isoform X2, translating to MDRPTRVPGPRRLLGCFRRKPQAVSGETPPELEPEPEEPEETHVVLPLGEGQALEECPLCLLPQPPEAFPSLASCTHRSCWACLEQYLRLAVSESRVPVSCPHCPAALQPADVHRLLPEPALRDKYEEFLLRRLLVADPGIRWCPAPDCSYAVFAHGCAECPRLTCGREGCGTEFCYHCRQPWHPDGPCAPVPPVPSLATPTAQLAQPEELAHAEAEDIKVCPRCSAFIMKINDGSCNRMNCTVCGCLFCWLCLREISDVHFLSPSGCTFWGKRPWSRTRRILWQLGMVLGAPMVISLAAGVAVPVITIGIPIYMGRKVLGQSRRSSLSGCQQCLSVTSSVLLSLFVSPIITALTVGVGVPLMLTYVYGTVVLSLCRNRWGCRGSRTPGDLGVVELENLAKVNELWSVLPSPRPGEDGAPDPAASLPSSSRSPHPGPVWPEGDSQSASTVALAGSMLSEGQDISDREGVTIEVEVSVEAVPHSARQQSLSSALSGQSLSGDSLGATSDRGSSMGVPVE from the exons ATGGACCGGCCCACACGTGTGCCTGGGCCCCGCCGGCTTCTGGGCTGCTTCAGGCGGAAGCCACAGGCTGTCAGCGGGGAGACACCACCAGAACTGGAGCCAGAGCCAGAGGAACCTGAGGAGACACATGTGGTGCTGCCCCTGGGTGAGGGCCAGGCGCTGGAGGAGTgtcccctgtgcctgctgccccagccccccgaggcctttcccagcctggcctccTGCACCCACCGCTCGTGCTGGGCCTGCCTGGAGCAGTACTTGCGGCTCGCTGTTAGCGAGAGCCGGGTGCCAGTGTCCTGCCCACACTGCCCCGCGGCGCTCCAGCCCGCTGATGTCCACCGGCTCCTGCCCGAGCCCGCCCTCCGTGACAAGTACGAAGAGTTCCTGCTGCGACGGTTGCTAGTGGCTGATCCTGGCATCCGCTGGTGCCCTGCACCTGACTGCAG CTACGCTGTCTTTGCCCACGGCTGTGCCGAATGTCCCCGCCTCACCTGTGGGCGTGAGGGCTGTGGCACCGAGTTCTGCTACCACTGccggcagccctggcacccTGATGGCCCCTGTGCACCAGTGCCACCGGTCCCCAGCCTGGCCAcccccacagcacagctggctcagccGGAGGAGTTGGCCCATG CTGAGGCTGAGGACATCAAGGTCTGTCCTCGCTGCAGCGCCTTCATCATGAAGATCAATGACGGGAGCTGCAACCGCATGAACTGCACGGTCTGCGGGTGCCTCTTCTGTTGGCTCTGCCTGCGTGAGATCTCTGATGTGCACTTTCTGAG cccttcTGGCTGCACCTTCTGGGGGAAGAGGCCATGGTCACGGACCCGGAGGATCCTGTGGCAGCTGGGCATGGTGCTGGGAGCGCCCATGGTCATCTCCCTTGCCGCAGGTGTTGCTGTCCCTGTTATTACCATTGGGATTCCCATCTACATGGGTAGGAAG GTGCTGGGCCAGAGCCGGCGAAGCAGCCTATCTGGATGCCAGCAGTGCCTCTCTGTCACCAGCAGtgtcctcctctctctctttgtgtCCCCTATCATAACAGCTCTGACTGTGG GTGTTGGCGTGCCCCTGATGCTCACCTACGTGTACGGGACTGTGGTGCTGTCGCTGTGCCGGAACcgctggggctgcaggggcagccgCACGCCTGGAGACCTCGGCGTGGTGGAGCTGGAGAACCTGGCCAAAG TGAATGAGCTGTGGTcagtgctgcccagccccagacCAGGTGAGGATGGAGCTCCAGACCCcgctgcctccctccccagcagcagccgcagcccGCACCCAGGGCCAGTGTGGCCAGAAGGGGACAGCCAGTCAGCCAGCACAGTGGCCCTTGCGGGGAGTATGCTGAGTGAGGGCCAGGACATCTCTGACAG GGAAGGTGTTACCATCGAGGTGGAGGTGTCGGTCGAAGCGGTGCCGCATTCTGCCCGGCAGCAgagcctcagcagtgccctcTCTGGGCAGAGCCTCTCTGGGGACTCCCTGGGAGCCACCAGTGACAGGGGCAGCTCCATGGGTGTCCCTGTGGAGTGA
- the PPM1G gene encoding protein phosphatase 1G isoform X2 yields the protein MGAYLSQPNTVKSSGDGAGLGPRPLHFGFSAMQGWRVSMEDAHNCIPELDSETAMFSVYDGHGGEEVALYCAKYLPEIIKDQKAYKEGKLQKALEDAFLAIDAKLTTEEVIKELSQMAGRPQDDEDEKEKVADEDDVDNEEAALLHEEATMTIEELLTRYGQNCTKNLKAKSVAAAGDNAVEGKGKQHDGESNMNGEADPGELPDHKERKNGKPDEEITGISSTSDKASAGGNSPALQKPELGKGDEAVTSSTGEAGPSCSSTGKPQRTTKSKFFEDSEDESDEVEEEEEDSEECSEDEDGYSSEEAENEDDEDDTEEAEEDEDEEEEMLLPGMEGKEEPGSDSGTTAVVALIRGKQLIVANAGDSRCVVSEGGKAVDMSYDHKPEDEVELARIKNAGGKVTMDGRVNGGLNLSRAIGDHFYKRNKNLPPEEQMISALPDIKVLTINDDHDFMVIACDGIWNVMSSQEVVDFIQSKITQKDENGVLRPLSSIVEELLDQCLAPDTSGDGTGCDNMTCIIISFKPRNTHPPAESGKRKLGEAAAPAEENGGDSTKKAKLE from the exons ATGGGCGCCTACTTGTCGCAGCCCAACACGGTGAAGAGCTCTGGGGACGGCGCTGGGCTCGGGCCGCGCCCGCTGCACTTCGGGTTCAGCGCCATGCAGGGATGGCGTGTCTCTATGGAG GATGCCCACAACTGCATTCCCGAGCTGGACAGTGAAACAGCCATGTTCTCTGTCTACGATGGACATGGAG gaGAAGAAGTTGCCCTGTATTGTGCCAAGTACCTGCCTGAGATCATCAAAGACCAGAAGGCCTACAAAGAAGGCAAACTGCAAAAG GCCCTGGAAGATGCATTCTTGGCCATTGATGCCAAGCTCACCACAGAGGAGGTGATTAAGGAGCTCTCTCAAATGGCTGGGCGGCCACAGGACGATGAAGATGAGAAGGAGAAAGTTGCTGATGAAGATGATG TGGATAATGAGGAAGCTGCTCTTCTGCACGAAGAAGCCACAATGACCATTGAGGAGCTTCTCACACGTTATGGACAAAACTGCACCAAGAACCTTAAAGCCAAGTCTGTAGCTGCAGCTGGGGATAACGCTGTGGAGGGGAAAGGCAAGCAGCATGATGGGGAGTCAAATATGAATGGAGAGGCTGACCCAGGGGAGCTTCCCGACCACAAGGAGAGGAAGAACGGGAAGCCAGACGAAGAAATCACGGGTATTTCCTCCACCTCAGACAAAGCCAGCGCTGGAGGcaacagccctgctctgcagaagcCTGAACTAGGCAAAGGTGACGAGGCCGTCACCTCTTCTACTGGGGAGGCCGGGCCCTCCTGCTCCTCTACGGGAAAGCCCCAGCGCACAACCAAATCCAAATTTTTTGAGGACAGTGAGGATGAGTCAGATGAGgttgaggaagaggaggaagacagTGAG GAATGcagtgaggatgaggatggttACAGCAGTGAAGAGGCAGagaatgaagatgatgaagatgacactgaagaagcagaggaggatgaggatgaagaggaagaaatgttGTTGCCCGGCatggaggggaaagaggag CCTGGCTCGGACAGCGGGACTACCGCTGTTGTGGCGCTGATCCGGGGCAAGCAGCTGATTGTGGCCAATGCTGGGGACTCGCGCTGTGTCGTGTCGGAGGGTGGCAAGGCTGTCGACATGTCGTACGACCACAAGCCAGAGGATGAGGTGGAGCTGGCCAGGATAAAGAATGCTGGTGGCAAGGTCACCATGGACGGAAGGGTGAACGGCGGCCTCAACCTCTCCAGGGCCATTG GGGATCACTTCTACAAGCGGAACAAGAACCTCCCTCCAGAAGAGCAGATGATCTCTGCCTTGCCTGACATCAAAGTGCTGACAATAAACGATGACCACGACTTCATGGTCATTGCCTGTGATGGAATCTG gaatgTGATGAGCAGCCAGGAAGTGGTGGATTTCATCCAGTCAAAGATCACCCAGAAGGATGAGAATGGAGTCCTGCGGCCACTCTCCTCAATTGTAGAAGAG ctgctggatCAGTGCTTGGCTCCAGACACCTCAGGGGATGGCACCGGCTGCGATAACATGACCTGCATCATTATCAGCTTCAAACCCCGTAACACACACCCACCTGCTGAGAGTGGGAAGCGGAAActgggggaggcagcagcaccagcggAGGAGAACGGTGGGGACAGCACCAAGAAGGCCAAACTGGAGTAG
- the PPM1G gene encoding protein phosphatase 1G isoform X1, translating to MGAYLSQPNTVKSSGDGAGLGPRPLHFGFSAMQGWRVSMEDAHNCIPELDSETAMFSVYDGHGGEEVALYCAKYLPEIIKDQKAYKEGKLQKALEDAFLAIDAKLTTEEVIKELSQMAGRPQDDEDEKEKVADEDDVDNEEAALLHEEATMTIEELLTRYGQNCTKNLKAKSVAAAGDNAVEGKGKQHDGESNMNGEADPGELPDHKERKNGKPDEEITGISSTSDKASAGGNSPALQKPELGKGDEAVTSSTGEAGPSCSSTGKPQRTTKSKFFEDSEDESDEVEEEEEDSEECSEDEDGYSSEEAENEDDEDDTEEAEEDEDEEEEMLLPGMEGKEEPGSDSGTTAVVALIRGKQLIVANAGDSRCVVSEGGKAVDMSYDHKPEDEVELARIKNAGGKVTMDGRVNGGLNLSRAIDIFLPTTGDHFYKRNKNLPPEEQMISALPDIKVLTINDDHDFMVIACDGIWNVMSSQEVVDFIQSKITQKDENGVLRPLSSIVEELLDQCLAPDTSGDGTGCDNMTCIIISFKPRNTHPPAESGKRKLGEAAAPAEENGGDSTKKAKLE from the exons ATGGGCGCCTACTTGTCGCAGCCCAACACGGTGAAGAGCTCTGGGGACGGCGCTGGGCTCGGGCCGCGCCCGCTGCACTTCGGGTTCAGCGCCATGCAGGGATGGCGTGTCTCTATGGAG GATGCCCACAACTGCATTCCCGAGCTGGACAGTGAAACAGCCATGTTCTCTGTCTACGATGGACATGGAG gaGAAGAAGTTGCCCTGTATTGTGCCAAGTACCTGCCTGAGATCATCAAAGACCAGAAGGCCTACAAAGAAGGCAAACTGCAAAAG GCCCTGGAAGATGCATTCTTGGCCATTGATGCCAAGCTCACCACAGAGGAGGTGATTAAGGAGCTCTCTCAAATGGCTGGGCGGCCACAGGACGATGAAGATGAGAAGGAGAAAGTTGCTGATGAAGATGATG TGGATAATGAGGAAGCTGCTCTTCTGCACGAAGAAGCCACAATGACCATTGAGGAGCTTCTCACACGTTATGGACAAAACTGCACCAAGAACCTTAAAGCCAAGTCTGTAGCTGCAGCTGGGGATAACGCTGTGGAGGGGAAAGGCAAGCAGCATGATGGGGAGTCAAATATGAATGGAGAGGCTGACCCAGGGGAGCTTCCCGACCACAAGGAGAGGAAGAACGGGAAGCCAGACGAAGAAATCACGGGTATTTCCTCCACCTCAGACAAAGCCAGCGCTGGAGGcaacagccctgctctgcagaagcCTGAACTAGGCAAAGGTGACGAGGCCGTCACCTCTTCTACTGGGGAGGCCGGGCCCTCCTGCTCCTCTACGGGAAAGCCCCAGCGCACAACCAAATCCAAATTTTTTGAGGACAGTGAGGATGAGTCAGATGAGgttgaggaagaggaggaagacagTGAG GAATGcagtgaggatgaggatggttACAGCAGTGAAGAGGCAGagaatgaagatgatgaagatgacactgaagaagcagaggaggatgaggatgaagaggaagaaatgttGTTGCCCGGCatggaggggaaagaggag CCTGGCTCGGACAGCGGGACTACCGCTGTTGTGGCGCTGATCCGGGGCAAGCAGCTGATTGTGGCCAATGCTGGGGACTCGCGCTGTGTCGTGTCGGAGGGTGGCAAGGCTGTCGACATGTCGTACGACCACAAGCCAGAGGATGAGGTGGAGCTGGCCAGGATAAAGAATGCTGGTGGCAAGGTCACCATGGACGGAAGGGTGAACGGCGGCCTCAACCTCTCCAGGGCCATTG ACATCTTCCTCCCCACCACAGGGGATCACTTCTACAAGCGGAACAAGAACCTCCCTCCAGAAGAGCAGATGATCTCTGCCTTGCCTGACATCAAAGTGCTGACAATAAACGATGACCACGACTTCATGGTCATTGCCTGTGATGGAATCTG gaatgTGATGAGCAGCCAGGAAGTGGTGGATTTCATCCAGTCAAAGATCACCCAGAAGGATGAGAATGGAGTCCTGCGGCCACTCTCCTCAATTGTAGAAGAG ctgctggatCAGTGCTTGGCTCCAGACACCTCAGGGGATGGCACCGGCTGCGATAACATGACCTGCATCATTATCAGCTTCAAACCCCGTAACACACACCCACCTGCTGAGAGTGGGAAGCGGAAActgggggaggcagcagcaccagcggAGGAGAACGGTGGGGACAGCACCAAGAAGGCCAAACTGGAGTAG
- the LOC116441333 gene encoding E3 ubiquitin-protein ligase RNF19B-like isoform X1 gives MDRPTRVPGPRRLLGCFRRKPQAVSGETPPELEPEPEEPEETHVVLPLGEGQALEECPLCLLPQPPEAFPSLASCTHRSCWACLEQYLRLAVSESRVPVSCPHCPAALQPADVHRLLPEPALRDKYEEFLLRRLLVADPGIRWCPAPDCSYAVFAHGCAECPRLTCGREGCGTEFCYHCRQPWHPDGPCAPVPPVPSLATPTAQLAQPEELAHAEAEDIKVCPRCSAFIMKINDGSCNRMNCTVCGCLFCWLCLREISDVHFLSPSGCTFWGKRPWSRTRRILWQLGMVLGAPMVISLAAGVAVPVITIGIPIYMGRKVLGQSRRSSLSGCQQCLSVTSSVLLSLFVSPIITALTVGVGVPLMLTYVYGTVVLSLCRNRWGCRGSRTPGDLGVVELENLAKVNELWSVLPSPRPGEDGAPDPAASLPSSSRSPHPGPVWPEGDSQSASTVALAGSMLSEGQDISDRPVSVCREGVTIEVEVSVEAVPHSARQQSLSSALSGQSLSGDSLGATSDRGSSMGVPVE, from the exons ATGGACCGGCCCACACGTGTGCCTGGGCCCCGCCGGCTTCTGGGCTGCTTCAGGCGGAAGCCACAGGCTGTCAGCGGGGAGACACCACCAGAACTGGAGCCAGAGCCAGAGGAACCTGAGGAGACACATGTGGTGCTGCCCCTGGGTGAGGGCCAGGCGCTGGAGGAGTgtcccctgtgcctgctgccccagccccccgaggcctttcccagcctggcctccTGCACCCACCGCTCGTGCTGGGCCTGCCTGGAGCAGTACTTGCGGCTCGCTGTTAGCGAGAGCCGGGTGCCAGTGTCCTGCCCACACTGCCCCGCGGCGCTCCAGCCCGCTGATGTCCACCGGCTCCTGCCCGAGCCCGCCCTCCGTGACAAGTACGAAGAGTTCCTGCTGCGACGGTTGCTAGTGGCTGATCCTGGCATCCGCTGGTGCCCTGCACCTGACTGCAG CTACGCTGTCTTTGCCCACGGCTGTGCCGAATGTCCCCGCCTCACCTGTGGGCGTGAGGGCTGTGGCACCGAGTTCTGCTACCACTGccggcagccctggcacccTGATGGCCCCTGTGCACCAGTGCCACCGGTCCCCAGCCTGGCCAcccccacagcacagctggctcagccGGAGGAGTTGGCCCATG CTGAGGCTGAGGACATCAAGGTCTGTCCTCGCTGCAGCGCCTTCATCATGAAGATCAATGACGGGAGCTGCAACCGCATGAACTGCACGGTCTGCGGGTGCCTCTTCTGTTGGCTCTGCCTGCGTGAGATCTCTGATGTGCACTTTCTGAG cccttcTGGCTGCACCTTCTGGGGGAAGAGGCCATGGTCACGGACCCGGAGGATCCTGTGGCAGCTGGGCATGGTGCTGGGAGCGCCCATGGTCATCTCCCTTGCCGCAGGTGTTGCTGTCCCTGTTATTACCATTGGGATTCCCATCTACATGGGTAGGAAG GTGCTGGGCCAGAGCCGGCGAAGCAGCCTATCTGGATGCCAGCAGTGCCTCTCTGTCACCAGCAGtgtcctcctctctctctttgtgtCCCCTATCATAACAGCTCTGACTGTGG GTGTTGGCGTGCCCCTGATGCTCACCTACGTGTACGGGACTGTGGTGCTGTCGCTGTGCCGGAACcgctggggctgcaggggcagccgCACGCCTGGAGACCTCGGCGTGGTGGAGCTGGAGAACCTGGCCAAAG TGAATGAGCTGTGGTcagtgctgcccagccccagacCAGGTGAGGATGGAGCTCCAGACCCcgctgcctccctccccagcagcagccgcagcccGCACCCAGGGCCAGTGTGGCCAGAAGGGGACAGCCAGTCAGCCAGCACAGTGGCCCTTGCGGGGAGTATGCTGAGTGAGGGCCAGGACATCTCTGACAG GCCAGTGTCTGTCTGCAGGGAAGGTGTTACCATCGAGGTGGAGGTGTCGGTCGAAGCGGTGCCGCATTCTGCCCGGCAGCAgagcctcagcagtgccctcTCTGGGCAGAGCCTCTCTGGGGACTCCCTGGGAGCCACCAGTGACAGGGGCAGCTCCATGGGTGTCCCTGTGGAGTGA
- the PPM1G gene encoding protein phosphatase 1G isoform X3, producing MFSVYDGHGGEEVALYCAKYLPEIIKDQKAYKEGKLQKALEDAFLAIDAKLTTEEVIKELSQMAGRPQDDEDEKEKVADEDDVDNEEAALLHEEATMTIEELLTRYGQNCTKNLKAKSVAAAGDNAVEGKGKQHDGESNMNGEADPGELPDHKERKNGKPDEEITGISSTSDKASAGGNSPALQKPELGKGDEAVTSSTGEAGPSCSSTGKPQRTTKSKFFEDSEDESDEVEEEEEDSEECSEDEDGYSSEEAENEDDEDDTEEAEEDEDEEEEMLLPGMEGKEEPGSDSGTTAVVALIRGKQLIVANAGDSRCVVSEGGKAVDMSYDHKPEDEVELARIKNAGGKVTMDGRVNGGLNLSRAIDIFLPTTGDHFYKRNKNLPPEEQMISALPDIKVLTINDDHDFMVIACDGIWNVMSSQEVVDFIQSKITQKDENGVLRPLSSIVEELLDQCLAPDTSGDGTGCDNMTCIIISFKPRNTHPPAESGKRKLGEAAAPAEENGGDSTKKAKLE from the exons ATGTTCTCTGTCTACGATGGACATGGAG gaGAAGAAGTTGCCCTGTATTGTGCCAAGTACCTGCCTGAGATCATCAAAGACCAGAAGGCCTACAAAGAAGGCAAACTGCAAAAG GCCCTGGAAGATGCATTCTTGGCCATTGATGCCAAGCTCACCACAGAGGAGGTGATTAAGGAGCTCTCTCAAATGGCTGGGCGGCCACAGGACGATGAAGATGAGAAGGAGAAAGTTGCTGATGAAGATGATG TGGATAATGAGGAAGCTGCTCTTCTGCACGAAGAAGCCACAATGACCATTGAGGAGCTTCTCACACGTTATGGACAAAACTGCACCAAGAACCTTAAAGCCAAGTCTGTAGCTGCAGCTGGGGATAACGCTGTGGAGGGGAAAGGCAAGCAGCATGATGGGGAGTCAAATATGAATGGAGAGGCTGACCCAGGGGAGCTTCCCGACCACAAGGAGAGGAAGAACGGGAAGCCAGACGAAGAAATCACGGGTATTTCCTCCACCTCAGACAAAGCCAGCGCTGGAGGcaacagccctgctctgcagaagcCTGAACTAGGCAAAGGTGACGAGGCCGTCACCTCTTCTACTGGGGAGGCCGGGCCCTCCTGCTCCTCTACGGGAAAGCCCCAGCGCACAACCAAATCCAAATTTTTTGAGGACAGTGAGGATGAGTCAGATGAGgttgaggaagaggaggaagacagTGAG GAATGcagtgaggatgaggatggttACAGCAGTGAAGAGGCAGagaatgaagatgatgaagatgacactgaagaagcagaggaggatgaggatgaagaggaagaaatgttGTTGCCCGGCatggaggggaaagaggag CCTGGCTCGGACAGCGGGACTACCGCTGTTGTGGCGCTGATCCGGGGCAAGCAGCTGATTGTGGCCAATGCTGGGGACTCGCGCTGTGTCGTGTCGGAGGGTGGCAAGGCTGTCGACATGTCGTACGACCACAAGCCAGAGGATGAGGTGGAGCTGGCCAGGATAAAGAATGCTGGTGGCAAGGTCACCATGGACGGAAGGGTGAACGGCGGCCTCAACCTCTCCAGGGCCATTG ACATCTTCCTCCCCACCACAGGGGATCACTTCTACAAGCGGAACAAGAACCTCCCTCCAGAAGAGCAGATGATCTCTGCCTTGCCTGACATCAAAGTGCTGACAATAAACGATGACCACGACTTCATGGTCATTGCCTGTGATGGAATCTG gaatgTGATGAGCAGCCAGGAAGTGGTGGATTTCATCCAGTCAAAGATCACCCAGAAGGATGAGAATGGAGTCCTGCGGCCACTCTCCTCAATTGTAGAAGAG ctgctggatCAGTGCTTGGCTCCAGACACCTCAGGGGATGGCACCGGCTGCGATAACATGACCTGCATCATTATCAGCTTCAAACCCCGTAACACACACCCACCTGCTGAGAGTGGGAAGCGGAAActgggggaggcagcagcaccagcggAGGAGAACGGTGGGGACAGCACCAAGAAGGCCAAACTGGAGTAG
- the LOC116441333 gene encoding E3 ubiquitin-protein ligase RNF19B-like isoform X3, with protein MDRPTRVPGPRRLLGCFRRKPQAVSGETPPELEPEPEEPEETHVVLPLGEGQALEECPLCLLPQPPEAFPSLASCTHRSCWACLEQYLRLAVSESRVPVSCPHCPAALQPADVHRLLPEPALRDKYEEFLLRRLLVADPGIRWCPAPDCSYAVFAHGCAECPRLTCGREGCGTEFCYHCRQPWHPDGPCAPVPPVPSLATPTAQLAQPEELAHAEAEDIKVCPRCSAFIMKINDGSCNRMNCTVCGCLFCWLCLREISDVHFLSPSGCTFWGKRPWSRTRRILWQLGMVLGAPMVISLAAGVAVPVITIGIPIYMGRKVLGQSRRSSLSGCQQCLSVTSSVLLSLFVSPIITALTVGVGVPLMLTYVYGTVVLSLCRNRWGCRGSRTPGDLGVVELENLAKVNELWSVLPSPRPGEDGAPDPAASLPSSSRSPHPGPVWPEGDSQSASTVALAGSMLSEGQDISDRPLSKVPPAFLEPL; from the exons ATGGACCGGCCCACACGTGTGCCTGGGCCCCGCCGGCTTCTGGGCTGCTTCAGGCGGAAGCCACAGGCTGTCAGCGGGGAGACACCACCAGAACTGGAGCCAGAGCCAGAGGAACCTGAGGAGACACATGTGGTGCTGCCCCTGGGTGAGGGCCAGGCGCTGGAGGAGTgtcccctgtgcctgctgccccagccccccgaggcctttcccagcctggcctccTGCACCCACCGCTCGTGCTGGGCCTGCCTGGAGCAGTACTTGCGGCTCGCTGTTAGCGAGAGCCGGGTGCCAGTGTCCTGCCCACACTGCCCCGCGGCGCTCCAGCCCGCTGATGTCCACCGGCTCCTGCCCGAGCCCGCCCTCCGTGACAAGTACGAAGAGTTCCTGCTGCGACGGTTGCTAGTGGCTGATCCTGGCATCCGCTGGTGCCCTGCACCTGACTGCAG CTACGCTGTCTTTGCCCACGGCTGTGCCGAATGTCCCCGCCTCACCTGTGGGCGTGAGGGCTGTGGCACCGAGTTCTGCTACCACTGccggcagccctggcacccTGATGGCCCCTGTGCACCAGTGCCACCGGTCCCCAGCCTGGCCAcccccacagcacagctggctcagccGGAGGAGTTGGCCCATG CTGAGGCTGAGGACATCAAGGTCTGTCCTCGCTGCAGCGCCTTCATCATGAAGATCAATGACGGGAGCTGCAACCGCATGAACTGCACGGTCTGCGGGTGCCTCTTCTGTTGGCTCTGCCTGCGTGAGATCTCTGATGTGCACTTTCTGAG cccttcTGGCTGCACCTTCTGGGGGAAGAGGCCATGGTCACGGACCCGGAGGATCCTGTGGCAGCTGGGCATGGTGCTGGGAGCGCCCATGGTCATCTCCCTTGCCGCAGGTGTTGCTGTCCCTGTTATTACCATTGGGATTCCCATCTACATGGGTAGGAAG GTGCTGGGCCAGAGCCGGCGAAGCAGCCTATCTGGATGCCAGCAGTGCCTCTCTGTCACCAGCAGtgtcctcctctctctctttgtgtCCCCTATCATAACAGCTCTGACTGTGG GTGTTGGCGTGCCCCTGATGCTCACCTACGTGTACGGGACTGTGGTGCTGTCGCTGTGCCGGAACcgctggggctgcaggggcagccgCACGCCTGGAGACCTCGGCGTGGTGGAGCTGGAGAACCTGGCCAAAG TGAATGAGCTGTGGTcagtgctgcccagccccagacCAGGTGAGGATGGAGCTCCAGACCCcgctgcctccctccccagcagcagccgcagcccGCACCCAGGGCCAGTGTGGCCAGAAGGGGACAGCCAGTCAGCCAGCACAGTGGCCCTTGCGGGGAGTATGCTGAGTGAGGGCCAGGACATCTCTGACAG gcccttgtccaaagtccctccAGCTTTCTTGGAGCCGCTTTAG